Proteins encoded in a region of the Streptomyces sp. NBC_00310 genome:
- the prfB gene encoding peptide chain release factor 2: MAVVDVSEELKSLSSTMESIEAVLDLDKLRADVAVLEEQAAAPSLWDNPDEAQKITSKLSHLQAEIRKAEALRGRIDDLGVLFEMAEEEDDPDTRAEAESELASVRKALDEMEVRTLLSGEYDSREALVNIRAEAGGVDAADFAEKLQRMYLRWAEQKGYKTEVYETSYAEEAGIKSTTFAVQVPYAYGTLSVEQGTHRLVRISPFDNQGRRQTSFAGVEILPVVETTDHIEIDESELRVDVYRSSGPGGQGVNTTDSAVRLTHLPTGIVVSCQNERSQIQNKASAMNVLQAKLLDRRRQEEQAKMDALKGDGGNSWGNQMRSYVLHPYQMVKDLRTDHEVGNPEAVFNGEIDGFLEAGIRWRKQQEK, from the coding sequence GTGGCAGTCGTCGATGTATCCGAAGAGCTGAAGTCCCTCTCCTCGACCATGGAGTCGATCGAGGCCGTTTTGGACCTCGACAAGCTGAGGGCAGACGTCGCCGTGCTCGAGGAGCAGGCAGCCGCGCCGTCCCTGTGGGACAACCCGGACGAGGCGCAGAAGATCACCAGCAAGCTCTCCCACCTCCAGGCCGAGATCCGGAAGGCGGAGGCGCTGCGCGGTCGCATCGACGACCTCGGTGTGCTCTTCGAGATGGCCGAGGAGGAGGACGACCCGGACACCCGCGCGGAGGCCGAGTCGGAGCTGGCCTCCGTCCGGAAGGCGCTGGACGAGATGGAGGTTCGCACGCTCCTGTCCGGCGAGTACGACTCCCGCGAGGCCCTCGTCAACATCCGCGCCGAGGCCGGCGGCGTCGACGCCGCCGACTTCGCCGAGAAGCTGCAGCGGATGTACCTGCGCTGGGCGGAGCAGAAGGGCTACAAGACCGAGGTCTACGAGACCTCGTACGCGGAGGAGGCGGGCATCAAGTCCACCACCTTCGCCGTCCAGGTGCCGTACGCCTACGGCACGCTCTCCGTCGAGCAGGGCACGCACCGGCTCGTCCGTATCTCGCCCTTCGACAACCAGGGGCGGCGCCAGACCTCCTTCGCCGGTGTCGAGATCCTGCCCGTGGTCGAGACGACGGACCACATCGAGATCGACGAGTCCGAGCTGCGGGTGGACGTCTACCGGTCGTCCGGGCCCGGCGGCCAGGGCGTCAACACCACCGACTCCGCGGTCCGGCTCACCCACCTCCCCACGGGCATCGTCGTCTCCTGTCAGAACGAGCGGTCGCAGATCCAGAACAAGGCGTCCGCGATGAACGTCCTCCAGGCGAAGCTCCTCGACCGGCGCCGGCAGGAGGAGCAGGCCAAGATGGATGCGCTCAAGGGCGACGGCGGCAACTCCTGGGGCAACCAGATGCGTTCGTACGTCCTGCACCCGTACCAGATGGTCAAGGACCTCCGCACCGACCACGAAGTCGGCAACCCCGAGGCCGTGTTCAATGGCGAGATCGATGGCTTCCTGGAGGCCGGAATTCGCTGGCGCAAGCAGCAGGAGAAGTAG
- a CDS encoding serine/threonine-protein kinase — MGRKIGSRYTANQILGRGSAGTVWLGEGPEGPVAIKLLREDLSSDQELVSRFVQERTALLGLDHPNVVSVRDLVVDGNDLALVMDLVRGTDLRTRLDRERRMAPEAAVAIVADIADGLAAAHAAGVVHRDVKPENVLLDMQGPLGPGGAHPALLTDFGVAKLIDSPRRTRATKIIGTPDYLAPEIVEGLPPRAAVDIYALATVLYELLAGFTPFGGGHPGAVLRRHVTETVVPLPGIPEELWQLLVQCLAKAPASRLRASELAARLREQLPLLAGMPPLDVDEPGTESGDEYEEAPAEAEAPRERVRRGAVPLVPGAKPDSNRDTHTSMRVPGPDELAGGARGTARVPRAAGAPRPGSARNRGSAVRRRRITLGAAAVALIAAVGMGAWAATSGDEDGGAPSDTKNSAPGNP; from the coding sequence TTGGGACGGAAGATCGGAAGCCGGTACACCGCGAACCAGATTCTGGGGCGGGGCAGCGCCGGCACGGTGTGGCTGGGTGAGGGCCCGGAGGGCCCCGTCGCCATCAAGCTGCTGCGCGAGGACCTCTCGTCCGACCAGGAACTCGTCAGCCGTTTCGTCCAGGAGCGCACCGCGCTGCTGGGCCTCGACCACCCGAACGTGGTCTCCGTACGCGACCTCGTCGTCGACGGCAACGACCTCGCCCTCGTCATGGACCTCGTCCGGGGCACGGACCTGCGCACCCGTCTGGACCGGGAGCGGCGCATGGCCCCCGAGGCCGCGGTCGCCATAGTGGCCGACATCGCCGACGGCCTGGCGGCGGCGCACGCGGCCGGGGTCGTCCACCGGGACGTGAAGCCGGAGAACGTGCTGCTGGACATGCAGGGCCCGCTGGGCCCGGGCGGCGCGCACCCGGCACTCCTGACCGACTTCGGTGTCGCCAAGCTGATCGATTCCCCTCGCCGCACCCGCGCCACGAAGATCATCGGTACGCCGGACTATCTCGCCCCCGAGATCGTCGAGGGCCTGCCGCCCCGTGCGGCCGTGGACATCTACGCCCTCGCGACCGTGCTGTACGAGCTGCTGGCCGGGTTCACGCCGTTCGGCGGCGGGCACCCCGGCGCCGTGCTGCGCCGCCACGTCACCGAGACCGTCGTCCCGCTGCCCGGCATCCCCGAGGAGCTGTGGCAGCTGCTCGTGCAGTGCCTCGCCAAGGCGCCGGCCTCGCGGTTGCGGGCGTCCGAGCTGGCGGCGCGGTTGCGGGAACAGCTGCCGTTGCTGGCGGGGATGCCGCCGCTGGACGTCGACGAGCCCGGGACGGAGTCCGGGGACGAGTACGAGGAGGCGCCCGCCGAGGCGGAGGCGCCGCGGGAGCGGGTGCGGCGGGGGGCGGTGCCGCTGGTGCCGGGGGCCAAGCCGGACTCCAACCGGGACACGCACACGTCGATGCGGGTGCCGGGGCCGGACGAGCTGGCGGGGGGCGCGCGGGGGACGGCGCGGGTGCCCCGGGCGGCGGGAGCGCCTCGGCCGGGGTCCGCGCGGAACCGGGGGAGTGCGGTTCGGCGGCGGCGGATCACGTTGGGCGCGGCGGCGGTGGCGTTGATCGCTGCGGTGGGGATGGGGGCGTGGGCGGCGACGTCCGGGGACGAGGACGGCGGGGCGCCGTCCGACACGAAGAATTCGGCCCCTGGGAACCCTTGA
- a CDS encoding serine/threonine-protein kinase yields MRPVGSKYLLEEPIGRGATGTVWRARQRETAGAEAAVPGHPGETVAIKVLKEELASDADIVMRFLRERSVLLRLTHPNVVRVRDLVVEGDLLALVMDLVEGPDLHRYLRENGPFTPVGASLLTAQIADALAASHADGVVHRDLKPANVLLKQDGGQMHPMLTDFGIARLADSPGLTRTSEFVGTPAYVAPESAEGQPQTSAVDIYGAGILMYELVTGRPPFNGQSALEVLHQHLSAEPRRPSTVPDPLWTVIERCLRKNPRERPSAVNLARALRIVAEGVGVHANSMQIAAAEGVGHILAPDPAPAQVPGAPEPFGSADPTQVLPHGAGSYDPNGATSVLPHTSGPAGSGDPTTVLPHTSGADPTSVMPPVPPHDPGGQQPEQPHPWQNQLRAARDRNEQTQVQYLDPSEDPLRRRPQRQAGRPQQPQQPPQQPPRRQQRPPQGGPGQGYGHPQQQQPYAPAPPPPQQPQRRQPQRHALAPQPQQPAPRPQREPRPPREPRQRSANPMRIPGLGCLKGCLFMIVLFLVGGWLIWEFTPLQGWIGTGQSWWGQLTDWVGDVGKWVRELDNGTGR; encoded by the coding sequence GTGCGGCCGGTAGGGAGCAAGTACCTCCTTGAGGAGCCGATTGGACGCGGCGCCACAGGCACCGTCTGGCGCGCCCGCCAGCGGGAGACCGCGGGGGCCGAGGCGGCGGTGCCCGGGCACCCCGGCGAGACCGTGGCGATCAAGGTCCTCAAGGAGGAGCTCGCGAGCGACGCGGACATCGTGATGCGGTTCCTGCGGGAGCGCTCCGTGCTGCTCCGGCTCACCCATCCGAACGTCGTGCGGGTGCGGGACCTCGTGGTCGAGGGTGATCTGCTGGCGCTGGTCATGGACCTGGTCGAGGGCCCCGACCTGCACCGCTACCTCCGCGAGAACGGTCCCTTCACGCCCGTCGGCGCGTCCCTGCTCACCGCGCAGATCGCCGACGCGCTCGCCGCCAGCCACGCCGACGGCGTCGTCCACCGCGACCTGAAGCCCGCCAACGTGCTGCTCAAGCAGGACGGCGGCCAGATGCACCCGATGCTGACCGACTTCGGCATCGCCCGCCTCGCCGACTCCCCGGGGCTGACCCGGACCAGCGAGTTCGTCGGCACGCCCGCGTACGTCGCCCCCGAGTCCGCCGAGGGCCAGCCGCAGACCTCCGCCGTCGACATCTACGGCGCCGGCATCCTGATGTACGAACTGGTCACCGGGCGCCCGCCGTTCAACGGCCAGTCCGCGCTCGAAGTCCTGCACCAGCACCTCAGCGCCGAGCCGCGCCGCCCGTCCACCGTCCCCGACCCGCTGTGGACGGTCATCGAGCGCTGCCTGCGCAAGAACCCGCGCGAGCGGCCCAGCGCCGTCAACCTCGCCCGCGCGCTCCGCATCGTCGCCGAGGGCGTCGGTGTGCACGCGAACTCCATGCAGATCGCCGCCGCCGAGGGCGTGGGCCACATCCTCGCCCCCGACCCGGCGCCCGCGCAGGTGCCGGGCGCCCCCGAGCCGTTCGGCTCCGCCGACCCGACGCAGGTGCTGCCGCACGGCGCCGGTTCGTACGACCCGAACGGCGCGACCAGCGTGCTCCCGCACACCTCGGGCCCCGCGGGCTCGGGCGACCCCACGACCGTGCTCCCGCACACGTCCGGCGCCGACCCGACCTCCGTCATGCCGCCGGTGCCGCCGCACGACCCGGGCGGGCAGCAGCCCGAGCAGCCCCACCCCTGGCAGAACCAGCTCCGCGCGGCCCGCGACCGCAACGAGCAGACCCAGGTCCAGTACCTCGACCCCAGCGAGGACCCGCTGCGCCGCCGCCCCCAGCGGCAGGCGGGCCGCCCGCAGCAGCCCCAGCAGCCTCCGCAGCAGCCGCCGCGCAGGCAGCAGCGCCCGCCGCAGGGCGGCCCCGGCCAGGGGTACGGCCACCCGCAGCAGCAACAGCCGTACGCCCCGGCGCCCCCGCCGCCGCAGCAGCCTCAGCGTCGGCAGCCGCAGCGGCACGCGCTGGCGCCGCAGCCCCAGCAGCCCGCGCCCCGGCCCCAGCGTGAGCCCCGGCCGCCGCGCGAGCCGCGTCAGCGCAGCGCCAACCCGATGCGGATCCCGGGCCTCGGCTGCCTCAAGGGCTGCCTCTTCATGATCGTCCTCTTCCTTGTCGGAGGCTGGCTGATCTGGGAGTTCACACCCCTCCAGGGGTGGATCGGCACTGGCCAGAGCTGGTGGGGCCAGCTCACGGACTGGGTCGGCGACGTGGGCAAGTGGGTCCGCGAACTGGACAACGGCACGGGCCGGTGA
- a CDS encoding FHA domain-containing protein codes for MQIRLTVVDPLGPPSEPRGRATACDVLVTAPAGTALAAVASGLASAVGEGGAERLERSREVGGGQVVLYAGAERLDAQRCTLGEPPLIDGAVLSLGAPSEPGPEVDEAAAQLHVVAGPDAGGVHLLHGGKIHIGRSADADVPLDDPDVSRLHCAVTLSADGRVSVVDLGSTNGTTLDGTRVGDRPVRLAPGALLRIGESALRLASSSGARGIGTTPDGEGHVRVTVGAGAPGGGTGFGSTADGSGSAGRGPGSGGGASGSAGGGSDASTGVGADGGSRSGAEAQRGSGSGSGSGSGSGSGSGSGSGRGSRGGAAGHGAEDPAHGRAERRTVPGQGGVPGIERTAGRAGSPTAGTGRGAVSGADRRPHEGPHMGATGGRGAEAHGRVGDPSAAGDPYGPGDSRDALDTRTSGGHGGSGGPDRAGEPGGASGSRGAGGPEGFRGAPGPEDSGDVGGPAESGTRKGTPLRGTEVPRGVRKRGGFGAWARRLAGGRGQAEAEYDPYEYDAEYDEDERGAMASVLPGGKRLPETWPDPAALLLTALGPGARLWERGPGHPEALTVRLGTADRAAPDGSGLLPAVPVTTGLREVGALGLAGPRPRLMGLTRAVVAQLAALHSPDTLELVLISADRSRSAEQRTADWSWLGWLPHLRPAHGQDCRLLLAYDREQTTARLDELLRRLEDHAADTAGHAPGSTAGEGGGRAAAAGAPKPSGNRHDAATGDRPGEPTNHRPGGPTDHTTGRTTGAGAGAGDLAGRGTDRGGTGDGADGGSGRRAVRRPSWAREDEPADGGFAGPYTVVIVDGDPGGADVREAVVRLAQEGPRAGIHVVCLAETESASPASPVTETYTAACEASPAFRACGAVALLSGDVATALRLLRVASAGFGAGSGSGAAGPAGPGRTGTTRSAPPASADHARGTAPDTPSGRPRPDHSDRSGRVHRSAPADHASVSRTHTHIDLGGRALSAADERTRPGTRDLAPLDPNDAPGLLNHGTVATLDAVSAAWAERFARALAPLRTDGTAGDRQARVSAPLPQSARLLDELGLARATPASLMARWADATDDATALGGRAWAVLGAGPRGPVSVDLVAEGPHLLIEGPAGSGRTELLRAVAASLAAAERPDRLGIALVDGRDGGAGSGAGGGRAGEGLGACTDLPHVGTHLTANDPVRMREFAQSLIAELKRRFELLGGLGFVEWHTRREVSGRIVPQRSATSGAARSGTATPGASAGGSAGAADLDSSSSSTLRLRPAASRRNTDQGGRGAAGRNPATELPRLVVIVDDLDALLSPPLGSTGRPAAGSVVRALEAVAREGERLGVHLVATTGVGGRAGESELGRAAGGRVVLSAPVPGPDEPAPGRGELLGEGGRTTAFQAGRVTGRIPRTATLRPTVVPIDWARMGDPPARRPVRELGNGPTDLALLASALDRAAREVSATGVPSLL; via the coding sequence ATGCAGATCCGGCTGACCGTCGTAGACCCGCTGGGACCGCCCTCTGAGCCGCGAGGACGAGCCACGGCCTGCGACGTGCTGGTCACGGCGCCCGCCGGGACGGCGCTGGCCGCCGTGGCCTCGGGCCTCGCCTCCGCCGTCGGCGAGGGCGGTGCGGAGCGGCTGGAGCGCAGTCGGGAGGTCGGCGGCGGGCAGGTCGTGCTGTACGCCGGCGCCGAGCGCCTCGACGCCCAGCGCTGCACCCTCGGCGAGCCGCCCCTCATCGACGGCGCGGTGCTCTCCCTGGGCGCCCCCTCCGAGCCGGGCCCCGAGGTCGACGAGGCCGCCGCGCAGCTCCATGTCGTGGCCGGTCCCGACGCCGGCGGCGTCCACCTGCTGCACGGCGGCAAGATCCACATCGGCCGCTCCGCCGACGCCGACGTCCCCCTCGACGACCCGGACGTCTCCCGTCTCCACTGCGCCGTCACCCTCTCCGCCGACGGCCGCGTCTCCGTCGTCGACCTCGGCTCCACCAACGGCACCACCCTCGACGGCACCCGCGTGGGCGACCGCCCGGTCCGCCTCGCCCCGGGTGCCCTCCTCCGCATCGGCGAGTCCGCCCTCCGTCTGGCCTCGTCGTCCGGGGCGCGGGGCATAGGGACGACGCCCGACGGGGAGGGCCACGTCCGGGTGACGGTGGGGGCGGGGGCCCCCGGGGGTGGTACCGGCTTCGGCTCGACGGCCGACGGTTCGGGTTCCGCGGGCAGGGGCCCGGGCTCCGGTGGCGGGGCTTCGGGCTCCGCGGGCGGCGGTTCCGACGCCAGCACAGGTGTGGGGGCCGATGGGGGTTCCCGTTCGGGGGCGGAGGCTCAGCGGGGCTCCGGCTCCGGCTCCGGCTCCGGCTCCGGCTCCGGCTCCGGCTCCGGCTCCGGCTCCGGGAGAGGGTCTCGCGGGGGTGCGGCGGGGCACGGGGCCGAGGATCCGGCGCACGGTCGTGCCGAGCGGCGGACGGTGCCGGGGCAGGGCGGGGTGCCCGGGATCGAGCGGACGGCGGGACGAGCGGGGTCCCCCACGGCCGGTACGGGGCGGGGGGCCGTGTCCGGTGCCGACCGGAGGCCGCACGAGGGACCTCACATGGGGGCGACGGGCGGGCGCGGGGCGGAAGCCCATGGCCGCGTCGGCGACCCGAGCGCGGCCGGTGATCCGTACGGGCCCGGTGATTCCCGCGACGCCCTTGATACGCGCACGTCCGGCGGGCACGGCGGCTCCGGTGGACCGGACCGCGCCGGTGAGCCCGGTGGAGCCAGCGGCTCCCGGGGTGCCGGCGGCCCGGAAGGCTTCCGTGGGGCCCCTGGGCCGGAGGATTCCGGGGACGTCGGCGGTCCGGCCGAGTCCGGCACCCGTAAGGGCACTCCCCTCCGGGGGACGGAGGTGCCGCGTGGGGTGCGCAAACGGGGTGGGTTCGGGGCCTGGGCGCGGAGGCTGGCCGGGGGGCGGGGGCAGGCGGAGGCGGAGTACGACCCGTACGAGTACGACGCGGAGTACGACGAGGACGAGCGCGGGGCGATGGCCTCGGTGCTCCCGGGCGGGAAGCGCCTGCCGGAGACGTGGCCGGACCCCGCCGCGCTGCTGCTCACCGCGCTCGGACCGGGCGCCCGGCTGTGGGAGCGGGGGCCGGGGCACCCGGAGGCGCTGACGGTGCGGCTGGGTACGGCCGACCGGGCGGCGCCGGACGGATCGGGGCTGTTGCCGGCGGTGCCGGTGACCACCGGGCTGCGGGAGGTCGGCGCGCTGGGGCTGGCCGGGCCGCGCCCCCGGCTGATGGGGCTGACCCGCGCGGTCGTCGCCCAGCTCGCCGCGCTGCACTCCCCCGACACCCTGGAACTGGTCCTGATCAGCGCAGACCGCTCCCGCTCCGCCGAGCAGCGCACCGCCGACTGGTCCTGGCTTGGCTGGCTCCCCCATCTCCGCCCGGCCCACGGCCAGGACTGCCGCCTTCTCCTCGCCTACGACCGTGAGCAGACGACGGCACGTCTGGACGAGCTGCTCCGCCGTCTGGAGGACCACGCGGCGGACACGGCGGGGCACGCGCCCGGGAGCACGGCGGGCGAGGGCGGCGGCCGTGCGGCGGCGGCCGGGGCACCGAAGCCGTCCGGTAACCGCCACGACGCCGCGACGGGCGATCGGCCCGGCGAGCCGACGAACCACCGGCCCGGGGGGCCGACGGACCACACGACCGGGCGTACGACCGGAGCGGGCGCCGGGGCCGGAGACCTCGCGGGTCGCGGCACCGATCGCGGTGGGACGGGCGACGGAGCGGACGGTGGCTCCGGGCGGCGGGCCGTGCGGCGGCCGTCGTGGGCCCGGGAGGACGAACCGGCGGACGGTGGCTTCGCGGGGCCGTACACGGTGGTGATCGTGGACGGGGACCCCGGCGGCGCCGATGTGCGCGAGGCCGTGGTGCGGCTGGCGCAGGAAGGCCCCCGCGCCGGGATCCATGTCGTGTGCCTCGCCGAGACGGAGTCCGCGTCGCCCGCCTCCCCGGTGACGGAGACGTACACGGCGGCCTGCGAGGCCTCGCCCGCGTTCCGCGCGTGCGGGGCGGTCGCCCTGCTCAGCGGTGACGTCGCCACGGCGCTACGGCTGCTGCGGGTCGCCTCCGCCGGGTTCGGCGCGGGGAGCGGTTCCGGGGCGGCGGGTCCGGCCGGGCCCGGCCGGACGGGGACCACGCGCTCCGCGCCCCCCGCGTCCGCCGACCACGCGCGCGGTACGGCCCCCGACACCCCGTCGGGCCGCCCCCGCCCCGATCACTCCGACCGTTCCGGCCGCGTCCACCGGTCCGCTCCGGCGGACCACGCCTCGGTGAGCCGTACGCACACCCACATCGACCTCGGGGGGCGCGCGCTCTCCGCTGCCGACGAGCGGACGCGTCCCGGCACCCGGGACCTCGCCCCGCTCGACCCGAACGACGCCCCCGGACTGCTGAACCACGGCACGGTGGCCACGCTGGACGCGGTGTCGGCGGCGTGGGCGGAGCGGTTCGCGCGGGCGCTGGCGCCGCTGCGGACGGACGGGACGGCCGGGGACCGGCAGGCGCGGGTGTCGGCGCCGCTGCCGCAGTCGGCGCGGCTGCTGGACGAGTTGGGGCTGGCGCGGGCCACCCCGGCGTCCTTGATGGCGCGGTGGGCGGACGCGACCGACGACGCGACGGCGCTCGGCGGGCGGGCCTGGGCCGTGCTCGGCGCGGGGCCGCGCGGGCCGGTCTCCGTGGACCTCGTCGCCGAGGGCCCCCATCTGCTGATCGAGGGGCCTGCCGGCAGCGGTCGTACGGAGTTGCTGCGGGCCGTCGCCGCGTCGCTGGCCGCCGCCGAGCGGCCCGACCGGCTGGGCATCGCCCTCGTGGACGGTCGGGACGGCGGTGCCGGCTCCGGTGCCGGCGGCGGGCGGGCCGGGGAGGGGCTGGGGGCCTGTACCGACCTGCCCCATGTCGGTACGCATCTCACGGCCAACGACCCCGTCCGTATGCGGGAGTTCGCCCAGTCCTTGATCGCCGAGCTGAAGCGCCGGTTCGAGTTGCTCGGCGGGCTCGGTTTCGTGGAGTGGCACACGCGGCGTGAGGTCTCGGGCCGTATCGTCCCGCAGCGCTCGGCGACGTCGGGGGCGGCGAGGTCCGGGACGGCCACGCCCGGCGCGTCGGCAGGGGGCTCGGCCGGGGCCGCCGATCTCGACTCGTCGTCCAGTTCCACGCTTCGGCTGCGGCCGGCGGCGAGCCGCAGGAACACCGACCAGGGCGGCAGGGGCGCGGCGGGGCGGAACCCCGCCACGGAACTCCCCCGGCTCGTCGTCATCGTCGACGACCTCGACGCGCTGCTGTCACCCCCGTTGGGGTCCACGGGGCGGCCGGCGGCGGGGTCGGTCGTCCGGGCCCTGGAGGCGGTGGCCCGGGAGGGTGAGCGCCTCGGCGTGCATCTCGTCGCCACGACCGGCGTGGGCGGACGGGCGGGCGAGAGTGAGCTGGGGCGGGCGGCCGGCGGCCGTGTCGTCCTGAGCGCACCGGTGCCGGGGCCGGACGAACCCGCGCCGGGCCGGGGCGAGTTGCTGGGCGAGGGGGGCCGCACGACCGCCTTCCAGGCGGGCCGTGTCACGGGCCGCATCCCGCGCACCGCGACCCTCCGCCCGACCGTCGTACCGATCGACTGGGCGCGGATGGGCGATCCGCCGGCCCGGCGCCCCGTCCGGGAACTGGGGAACGGCCCCACGGACCTGGCCCTGCTGGCCAGCGCGCTGGACCGCGCGGCACGGGAGGTCTCGGCGACGGGCGTACCGTCCCTGCTGTGA
- a CDS encoding ABC transporter substrate-binding protein, translating into MRNIHRIRRILRTRKNHPHRGHTHPPTSKALAALAAGVLALSLTACGGDDDGGDGDTGNDGGSEATVQLPKLDGQKLEVAAVFTGPELDNFQKVLDEFEKRTGASVTFVPTGNNTSTFLGTKIEGGKPPDVAFLPQVGVLHQFAEKGWVKPLGSEAQAQLDKNFSDGWKDLGAYEGKQYGVYAKAANKSLVWYNTAAFEAAGITEEPKTWAEFIQTAQTLSDAGSPAVSIGGADGWTLTDWFENVYLSQAGPEKYDQLAKHEIKWTDPSVKDALTTLAELWGKDDLIAGGASGALQTEYPKSITQTFGGETPAGMVFEGDFVAVTINGDTDAKIGTDAKVFPFPAVGDDSPVVTGGDAAVALKDGKGAQALLTFLASTDAAEIWAAQGGFLSPNKEMDDGSYKDDVTREIAKALLAAGDDFRFDMSDQAPAAFGGTQGVGEWKDLQDFLKSPDDVAGAQKQLETDAAKAYGNG; encoded by the coding sequence ATGCGCAACATCCACCGCATTCGTCGCATTCTTCGTACCCGCAAGAACCATCCCCACCGCGGGCACACCCATCCACCCACGTCAAAAGCCCTCGCGGCCCTCGCCGCAGGCGTCCTCGCCCTCTCCCTCACCGCGTGCGGCGGTGACGACGACGGCGGCGACGGTGACACCGGCAACGACGGCGGCAGCGAGGCCACCGTCCAACTCCCCAAGCTGGACGGCCAGAAACTGGAGGTCGCGGCGGTCTTCACCGGCCCGGAGCTGGACAACTTCCAGAAGGTGCTGGACGAGTTCGAGAAACGCACCGGCGCCTCGGTGACCTTCGTGCCGACCGGCAACAACACCTCCACGTTCCTCGGTACGAAGATCGAGGGCGGCAAGCCGCCGGACGTGGCGTTCCTGCCGCAGGTCGGCGTGTTGCACCAGTTCGCCGAGAAGGGCTGGGTGAAACCGCTCGGCAGCGAGGCCCAGGCACAGCTGGACAAGAACTTCTCGGACGGCTGGAAGGACCTGGGCGCGTACGAGGGCAAGCAGTACGGCGTGTACGCGAAGGCCGCCAACAAGTCCCTCGTCTGGTACAACACCGCGGCCTTCGAGGCGGCCGGTATCACCGAAGAACCCAAGACGTGGGCCGAGTTCATCCAGACCGCCCAGACGCTCTCCGACGCCGGCTCCCCCGCCGTGTCGATCGGCGGCGCGGACGGCTGGACGCTCACCGACTGGTTCGAGAACGTCTATCTCTCTCAGGCGGGCCCGGAGAAGTACGACCAGCTCGCCAAGCACGAGATCAAGTGGACCGACCCCTCCGTCAAGGACGCCCTCACCACGCTCGCCGAGCTGTGGGGCAAGGACGACCTGATCGCGGGCGGCGCCTCCGGCGCGCTCCAGACCGAGTATCCGAAGTCGATCACGCAGACCTTCGGTGGGGAGACCCCGGCGGGGATGGTGTTCGAGGGCGACTTCGTGGCCGTCACCATCAACGGTGACACGGACGCGAAGATCGGCACGGACGCCAAGGTGTTCCCGTTCCCGGCGGTCGGCGACGACTCCCCCGTGGTCACCGGCGGCGACGCGGCCGTGGCGCTGAAGGACGGCAAGGGCGCACAGGCGCTGCTCACCTTCCTCGCCTCGACCGACGCGGCGGAGATCTGGGCGGCACAGGGCGGCTTCCTCTCCCCCAACAAGGAGATGGACGACGGCAGTTACAAGGACGACGTCACCCGGGAGATCGCCAAGGCACTGCTCGCGGCGGGCGACGACTTCCGCTTCGACATGTCCGACCAGGCCCCGGCGGCGTTCGGCGGCACGCAGGGCGTGGGTGAGTGGAAGGACCTGCAGGACTTCCTGAAGAGCCCCGACGACGTGGCCGGTGCCCAGAAGCAGCTGGAGACCGACGCGGCGAAGGCCTACGGGAACGGCTGA